The following DNA comes from Seriola aureovittata isolate HTS-2021-v1 ecotype China chromosome 15, ASM2101889v1, whole genome shotgun sequence.
tgcttattcctatgaatgtttcatttcacataTGCTATCATATACTATGCAGATATTGACGAGGCCTAACTCAAGGacaatttttgcattttttatttccatttcttatttttgtagttttgctcATCGTTCCTACTGTCACAGCAAAGACAGTAATTTCCTCTGCGACAGTCATGGACGGAAATTATGTTTGTGCGATGTCTGTCCCACTCTTGTTAATGTGAGAGTTCACTTGTaatcaaggatgaactgattagattttagagGTTGAAGGTTGCCACAAagcctcttgaatgtgatatctcaagactggcttgaggaaatttcttcaaattttgcacaaacgtTTACTTTGACTAGAGATGAACTGGTTGAATattggtgatcaaaggtcaaggtcatggtgaccatATTTTTCTCAAAGTGATCAGCAATGCCCATAGGGAATTTTGTTATATCTGGCACAAATATTAACCTATActcatggatgaactgattagaattcagcggttaaaggtcaaagtcactgtgacctcacaaatcgCATTTGTGTTCTtatgaacgtgatatctcacAAACACTAGCAGTGAATTTCTTCAAGTGTGGCACAAACTTTGACCCTGAGATGGgctcaaaggtcactgtgactacacaaacagatttttggccataactcaagagtTTACTAGTTATTAACCCAGTACTGTTTGGCCGACCATGCAATTGTGAGGCAGTTATTTGGTTACCTTGGCTCTAACAAAAACATCTatagtgaaaaggaaaaagagttTTACCCGCGGGACAGATGAAAGTTTCAGAGCCCTGCTAAAGAGGGTCGCCTGGCAACAAAAtgcctcccctctcttctccctcaacTGAATCCACCAGCTGTATCAAGCTCAGCCTGAAAATCACATTGCTTGAAAAAAGAATCCCTCAGCTGGCCCAGAACTGGCTGATGATTAGATCCAGGGACATTTCAAGCCCCAGCTGATGAATACGGGGACACTATTCCCTGGCCTGGACTAAACCAACACCACAACAGATGGATATGTACTATTGGCTAAACCAGGGAGCAAGGCCAATGACCTTTTTCTGCCCACCCAGTGTCAAACACTGAGCTCTGGACAGACATTGTCcagggtaaaagaaaaaacagaaacaaaaaatacagaatgGGAGATTCACTGGTTTACACCTCAAGGTGAATAACATGGTCCCATTAatgaagagagacaaacaggatgGCACTGCAGTCACAATGGAAAACAACACCATTACCAATAACCCTGATACTGAAGCCCAATAGTGACATTGGTCTGAGACTGATTTGCATAGATTGTAGAGAAGCATttactaaattaaaaatataaccAAGAATGCTGTACAAAAGCAAAATTAATCTTCAGTTTCTGTTCCTATAACACTGAAAATCTATCCTTCCACTCATCCATGAGAAGAATAGAGAGGCCTGCTgcaaactgtttctgttttctgatatgtaattaaaaagagctttattgggaatttggCTGTATTAAGATACTATaaagagagtaggagagaagcaaacaattaaagggctgaaactggctgacactagactcaatGCAAATATGAAGCGATGATGTGAGTTGTTTACACCAGCTCCATAACAGCATCCTGAACTTCACACATTGACCATAtgtggtccagccatatactaggttttgacctaatCTTGTTAAACCttaactatttattttcttgttattgcttgtgtttttatttttccaaaatgtaattttgaatgttttcttgttgttttacctgaaatgttttcaattattttatgCATCCGTAAAGAACTTTTaattgccttgtgtctgaaCCCCTAAAATAATAGATAAGACCCACACTCTTAAGATTTGGCaaccaaacaaaatgacagGTGACGGCAGTTAGATGATCAAACCCACAGATTAGATCAGTGTACACTCTTGCctataaagttggaataattttgttttcagtttaattgtggtttcattgtggtttcattttcattgtgatatgtttggaagagattgactactaaagtttatagaagatatacactttatctgtcagaaattaatcacattgtcacaatcatttcatggaaagaggtaaaacatattttattccaactttatgagcaacagtgtatttgaaaagaaacaatggtgaatgtttgaattttaaccAAACGGTCTGTTGTAAACATTGTGTTCACACTGATTTTGCTTACAGTGAGGGATTATTACCGAGATTTCAGATGCACTCACTTTCAGTTTGCCCTAAATTAAAGTCATTTAGATCATTTGGATAAACTGTTGGCTTAATTACAATCTATCTGATATTCTGattccttctttttcttgtttacatTGTGGCAAAGTCACATATTGTAATATCTCAGTAAATATTTGAGTACAATGAAATAACAACTGTCAGAAATGACGACCAGAATTTTCAAATATAAGACCCAAGATTCATTGAGTGAACCAGAATTGTCCTGTAACTTCATGCTCCGTCTGTGGGATTCTTCTCTAGAAAATGAAGAGGAGGTGGTGGCTGTGTTTAGGTTGTTATGTTCGATGTGTGTTTACCCTGAGTTCTACATTATGATAAAAGGTGATATCCTTCCTTTAGGCTGTAGTGAAGTATATTAGATAGAGTTCATATGAATTATTAAACAATTTTAAAAGGACTGTCggaaaaaaattatgtttctgGTACAATCACAAACATGAAGACTATATTATAAATTGTGTGAGTTGACTCATAATCTTGCTGATACAGGAAGAGGCCTGTATTCACCTTCGGTTGTCTCTGCATTCTTATTAATTGTATACATTTTCTTTGGTGTAGTTCATTTTCAAACCTATACGCCATTATACTAGTGTTTTCATTTACTACAACCATGCCTGTAAAATTATCAGCAACTATATTCATACAACTGTCAGTGACCACTTTCTTTATTACACCTGTAAAATCCAATGTAATCCAACACAACAGCTCAGCCATAAATTATAGCTTTGCAAAAATACacatgttcagttttgattgacCCTTTTAGAGAGGCACATTATTGATTTAACTACACGTTAACAACAAAAGTACCAGTTAGTCATTCACTTGTAGTTATCCTATCCAGCATGCAGCAGACCCAGATTTTGTTAAAGATAATATTTATCTATGAAGTGATAAGTATGCTGATTTTTGCCTTGGTTGAGTGTGAGAGAAAAGGTGAGCGTTTCCACTGACAACAGAGATGGTACATGAGGACGGGTCTGATAGTCTGATCTCTGATGCCATAGATTAAAGCACTCAGACATCTTGGGAAGATGATAATACATACATAAAGGATAATTTGGATGCGCACAATAATTATCCTGTCTAGGACCTTTGAGATAGCTGTGAGAAATGGGTTGTGTATAGTTGATGAGATACTAAGGCCCAGCTGcaccagatgcagcagcagtgtgttacGAGCCTTTTTGGCTGAAGCTTTGTCTGTAGAGGCTGACCTGGCTGCTACCATCACGCCGATATAGGAACAAGTGACTGTCACACCAGCTGAAGCAAACAGAATACAAGGGAATGTTTTTTCATAAATATCAGACATTGGATCAAGTAACATGCTTTCTTTTCCACAAAAGTCTTTCATCTGCAGGTTCTCCAGCTCTGCAAATGGAAAATTTAGCAACAAAAGAACTCGAGTGAGAACACTTAGTGAACTGAAGGCCCAAACCACAATTATAGCCACCCCTGTGTTTTTGATGGTAATAATGGTAGCATGCCTCAGTGGGTAGCACACAGCTACATATCTCTCCAGAGACATCACCACCAGTATGAGAGGAGAAATCACAGTTGTAAGCTCAGCCAAGAAAACAATAACACCACACACAGGATATATCAGCCTTATTCTACAAGCAGCGATTAGGTACAGTAACTGGCTGAGGGCCAAGTGTACAGTGTCTGCAAAAAGGAGGTTATACAGAAGAATGTACCGAGAGGTCTCACGAAACACTGGTTTACTCCTCAAGGTGAATAACATGGTCCCATTGATGAAGAGGAACACACAGCATGGTCCTGTAGTCATAATAGAAAACAACACTCTTTCCATTAACCCCTGATACTGTAGTTCAACAGTGATGTTTGTCTGAGACTGATTTGCATACATTTTAGAGAAGCACTAAATGAACTACAAATATTAACCTGTTGGTGTAATTGCAGTGCAAAAGCACAATTATTCTTCAGTTTAAATTCCTTTAGCACTAACAGTCCTTACTCTCATTCATCCGTCAGAAGACTAGGGAGGTCTTGTGAGTTCACAAGCATGAACTAGAATTATCCCCACACATTTCTCCTGTGCAGACAGAAGGTGGAGGCAGTGACTGTTTCAGTACATGTAGTGCTGCAGAATTTGCTGACAGACTTTATGAGCTCAGTCCTCACACCCAGTTCATGTGACACCATCACATGTAAACATGGGTAACATGCTGATAATTAGTGATGTAATTCTTCTATCATAATTTTGTCATTTCCCTTTGCAATTTGTCCAACTGCTAATAATGAAAAACTTGTTAGAACTCACAAAAGTTTTCAGTGAGCGGTAGAAAGCCGGGCAAGCAGTTTGTTGTGTAGACCGAGGCAGTGTGCTATTtgaggaataaaataaacatattctGTTGCTCCTAACTTTCCCCGGAGTCATCACTTTCCTAGTGAACATAACctaaatcacagcacagtctttgtctgtAATTTATGTGTATGGTGACTTTGTCAGATGACGTCATGGTCATAATAGGAAAATCAGGATTCTAGCATTGCaaagcagcagcttggaaatagCGTGGAAGCTAACATGTAGCATCAATGGgccacatttcagtcactgtttcaaacttTCCGTTGTCttagaacagaaacagaaaaacatgtaagtgAGAACCACCACATTGTTAATTCAGCtgtgttaaaatactgtacatgtgagcacagagaggaggagggaagcaAACAGACAAGAGTTGAAACTGGCCGACACGAGGCTGAATGTATATATGATTcaatgatgtcagttgtttacagcggcTCCATAACAGTTTTATACTAAGTCCTGAATTTCACACATTAATCATATGTGGTCCAGGCATAGACTAGGTCTTGACTTAGTCTTGTTAATTTTTAActgtctattttctttttattgcttctgttttttttcaaaatgtaattttgaagGTATTCTCATtgtttatatgaaatatattttattatttcatgccTCCATAAAGAACTTTTAATTACCCTGTGTCTGAACCCCTAAGATAATAGATAATACCCACCCTCTTAAGATTTGTTAACCAATCAAAGTGACAGGTGATAACTATTAGATGATCAGACAAACCCACAGATTAGATCAATGTATTTGAAAAGGAACCCAAAGTGAACGTTTAAATTTGAACCAAACCGtctgttgtaaacatccatcacagtgtATAGTCTGACTTCCTTGGTCAACTTGGTTTTTCTGCTCTACAGTTGTGTGCACATTGCATTCCCTTGCAATGAGGGATTATTACAAAGATTTCAGATGCACTCACTTTCAGTTTGCCCTACAGTAGAATGATTTAGATAATCTGGATAACATGTTGGCTTCTTTACAATCTGTGTCATTttctgatttcttctttttctactttACATTGTGGTAATGTCACACATTATAATATCTCAGCAAATATTTGAGTACGATATTCTAACAAATATCAGAAGTGACAACCAAAATGTTCTAATATAAGACCCAAGATTTAATGAGTGAACCAGAATTGTCCTGTAACATCATGCTCCTTCTGTGGGATTCTTCTCTAGAAAATGAAGAGGAGGTGGTGGCTGTGTTTAGGTTGTTATGTTCGATGTGTGTTTACCCTGAGTTCTACATTATGATAAAAAGTGATATCCTTTAGTCTGTAGTGAAGTATATTAGAAAAAGTTCATATGacttattaaaaacaacaactttacaGACAATATAAATACTGCAAAGGAACAATATTAAAAGCAGTatcagaaacaaaaaatatcGTTTCTAGTATAATCACAAACATCAAGACTATATTATAAATTGTGAGAGTTGACTCATAATCTTGCTGATACAGGAAGAGGCCTGTATTCACCTTCTGCTGTCCTTGCAGTCTTATTAATTGTATACAATTTCTTTGGTGTAGTTCATTTTCAAACCTATACGCCATTATACTAGTGTTTTCATTTACTACAACCATGCCTGTAAAATTATTTTACTCTATCCTGCAatttcagtcagtcattaaagacaatttgtgtttgtttgattaatttatCTAGACATATGCAAACATTGTGTTTTGAAGATTTCTATTTGAAATATgtaacatacatacatttcacattttagcaTTACGGccttcagtgttgtttatgtttGGTACTAGACTTAATTTggtgttttattcaaatgttttcagtcattcagCAACTATATTCATACAACTGTCAGTGACCACTTTCTTTGTTACACCTG
Coding sequences within:
- the LOC130182745 gene encoding odorant receptor 131-2-like translates to MYANQSQTNITVELQYQGLMERVLFSIMTTGPCCVFLFINGTMLFTLRSKPVFRETSRYILLYNLLFADTVHLALSQLLYLIAACRIRLIYPVCGVIVFLAELTTVISPLILVVMSLERYVAVCYPLRHATIITIKNTGVAIIVVWAFSSLSVLTRVLLLLNFPFAELENLQMKDFCGKESMLLDPMSDIYEKTFPCILFASAGVTVTCSYIGVMVAARSASTDKASAKKARNTLLLHLVQLGLSISSTIHNPFLTAISKVLDRIIIVRIQIILYVCIIIFPRCLSALIYGIRDQTIRPVLMYHLCCQWKRSPFLSHSTKAKISILITS